The following are encoded in a window of Mycolicibacterium tusciae JS617 genomic DNA:
- the secY gene encoding preprotein translocase subunit SecY, translating into MLSAFISSLRTVDLRRKILLTLGIVILYRVGASIPSPGVNYPNVQQCIAEVSGGESGQVYSLINLFSGGALLQLSVFAVGIMPYITASIIVQLLTVVIPRFEQLRKEGQAGQTKMTQYTRYLAIALALLQSTSIIALAANGGLLQGCTLEIIQGQDEGLNIFTLVVMVLVMTAGAALVMWMGELVTERGIGNGMSLIIFASIASAMPGEGKAILDSRGGLVFTMVCVGALAIIVGVVFVEQGQRRIPVQYAKRMVGRRMYGGTSTYLPLKVNQAGVIPVIFASSLIYIPHLITQLVTSGDPNAANSGFSRFIAEYLTNPSDPAYIAVYFGLIVFFTYFYVSITFNPEERADEMKKFGGFIPGIRPGAPTADYLRYVLNRITLPGSIYLGVIAVLPNLFLTVGTSGPAQNLPFGGVGVLIMVGVGLDTVKQIESQLMQRNYEGFLK; encoded by the coding sequence GTGCTTTCGGCTTTCATCTCGTCACTGCGGACGGTCGACCTCAGGCGGAAAATCCTCCTCACACTGGGAATCGTCATTCTCTACCGGGTGGGCGCCTCGATTCCGTCGCCCGGCGTCAACTACCCGAACGTGCAGCAGTGCATCGCAGAGGTCAGCGGCGGCGAGTCCGGCCAGGTCTACTCATTGATCAACCTGTTCTCCGGCGGCGCGCTGCTGCAACTCTCGGTGTTCGCGGTCGGCATCATGCCCTACATCACCGCCAGCATCATCGTCCAGCTGTTGACCGTGGTCATTCCACGATTCGAGCAGCTGCGTAAAGAGGGTCAGGCCGGCCAGACCAAGATGACGCAGTACACGCGTTATCTTGCGATTGCGTTGGCGCTGCTGCAATCCACGAGCATCATCGCGCTGGCCGCCAACGGTGGGCTGCTGCAGGGCTGCACGTTGGAGATCATCCAGGGCCAGGACGAGGGCCTGAACATCTTCACCCTCGTCGTCATGGTGCTGGTGATGACCGCAGGCGCGGCGCTGGTGATGTGGATGGGCGAGCTGGTCACCGAGCGCGGCATCGGCAACGGCATGTCGCTGATCATCTTCGCCAGCATCGCCTCGGCCATGCCGGGTGAGGGCAAGGCCATCCTGGACAGCCGCGGTGGCCTGGTGTTCACCATGGTCTGTGTGGGGGCGCTGGCGATCATCGTCGGTGTGGTGTTCGTCGAGCAGGGCCAACGACGCATACCGGTCCAGTACGCCAAGCGCATGGTGGGCAGGCGGATGTACGGCGGCACATCGACGTACCTGCCACTGAAGGTCAACCAGGCAGGCGTCATCCCGGTCATCTTCGCGTCGTCGCTCATCTACATCCCGCACCTGATCACCCAGCTCGTCACCAGCGGCGATCCGAACGCGGCCAACAGCGGATTCTCCCGGTTCATCGCGGAGTATCTGACAAACCCGTCGGACCCGGCCTATATCGCGGTCTACTTCGGACTGATCGTCTTCTTCACGTACTTCTATGTGTCGATCACGTTCAACCCCGAAGAACGTGCCGACGAAATGAAGAAGTTCGGTGGGTTCATCCCCGGCATCCGCCCGGGCGCGCCCACCGCCGACTATCTGCGATATGTGCTCAACCGGATCACCCTGCCGGGCTCCATCTATCTCGGCGTGATCGCCGTGCTACCGAACTTGTTCCTCACGGTCGGAACCAGCGGGCCCGCACAGAACCTGCCATTCGGCGGTGTCGGAGTTTTGATCATGGTTGGTGTCGGCTTGGATACCGTGAAGCAAATCGAGAGCCAGCTGATGCAAAGAAACTACGAAGGGTTCCTCAAGTGA